TGTTTGGTCATCCCACAGCGCCTCAGGGCCTCCCAGCCACGTTACCTTGTAGGTGACCTCGATGAGGGCGTAGCAGGGGGTGTTGGAATCCACGTCCACGGGAGTGAGGAGCCTTGGCTCGGCCGCCAGCACGTACAGGTGACGCAGAGCCTGCAGGTGGTACCTGGGGTGGGAACCAGGGGCTCAGCACGGGCTGGGAATGATCCCAgacccccagctccccaccCAAATACAGCTCGTGTAGCCATGGTATTGATTAGTTAACAGAGCAGGGCTTAATGGAGCAGAACCAAAAGTGATTAAGGGTCACAAATGGACAGATCTTCCATGAAAATCTTTCCAGCTGAGCAAACTGGAGCAGCCACATcacaggagcacagcagagctggtgtttcCTCACTGACCCTACCATCAGAGATCCCTACCACTGGCACTTATTTCTTGTTTCCCACGCTGTTTTTAATGGAGAACCTCCAAAAACTGATTTTTGGTAAAAATCCATCATCAGTCTTTTGTAAGCAGATGGTTCAGCTGAAGGAAATGGGATCCCCATGAAAGCCTTACCGATTGTCCGTGCTGTGAACAGGGAAGTGAGGGTACAGAGCACAGAGGAGAGCAGCAATGGACGAATTGGAAGTGCTCAGGGAGTATCTGTAGGAAAAAAGCAACATTAtccttcagttttccttctAAATAACACAGGAGGCCAAAATATTTTGGTGGGATGAGGAAAGGAATTTCCAAAAGAGTACAAAGACAACAAGACCTTCTTTTCCAACAGGAGACACCTTTATGCATCCATGTGGtattaaaaaaaggggaaatggaGGAAATCAGGGCTGAGATCTGCCTTTGGAAAGGGCCAGTTACCTTCCTCCTCCCAGGAAGAGGAGCCCCAAAGCCATGTGGTGAGCCAGGTGGAAGCCGTAGTTCATCTCTCCCCCGGTCTTCTTGTGCATGAATCGGCAAAGCTGGAGCACTTTGAGGTTCCCAGAGCCAGCCATGACCATGgccagggccaggagcaggacACTCAGGCACGTTTCCAGGTTATAGTGACCTGTCTTCAAGCACAACAGAGAGGTTCCATCACAATTCCATGGCCAACAGCACATTCCAGGCAGCATGATCCACCACTTTGTACCTTGGAGCTTGAATTCCCCGGAAGGAGGGAGAATCAGCAAAGTCCTACAAATGATTCCCAGCCCTGTCACATCCTATAAATTGTGTGTAATCTAGGAAATTAAAAGGGCTGGGTCTCTTCCCATTGAGGTTTTGCTGAGGGTCACGCAAAGCCATCTTTTTGCTGGaagaaaacttggaaaaacTTACTATGGACGCTGTCGGAGCTGACAAACACTTCAGGAAATCCGTGGCATATTtgtactggaaagaaaagatggaTACGGATATGGATCCAAAAGGTAAGTGACAGCTCCCTGGGAAttgaagggaataaaataacCCCCCTCTTACCAGGCACTGAAATGCTGCCAGGTTTTCCGACCCGGCAAAGCGAAATCCCAGGGATAAACACGCTCCGGCGATGATGTAGACGTGAGCTTGCCTAAGGAACAACATAAACAGGAAATGACTAAATGTTCCTCTTCTCCTCATCTGAATACACAGCACAAACTCCtttatcctttaaaaacaaaagggaagacTCATCCTTTATAGAAGGATATCCCATGTAACAAAACTCTCTTTTACGGGACAGTGACATTCCCTAGGAGGAGATTTTTGGGATGTTACTCACGCCAGCGTTTCCAAGCTGAGGTCTTCAGAGGAAGGCAGCTCTGTTGCATGAAGAGAGATAATGTTCTCTCTTATGATCtacaaaaagcaggaaaggaaaacgAATCCAAGGAAAACTGATGATTAATTGAAACTCTGGCCATCAAGAGTTCGTAAGTGATACCAGACAGGTCTAAGACCATCAGCATCCTGGAGTTCTCATAGGTATTGAGCTCATTTGGCCTTAAAAATTCCATACAGTATCTTGGAATATCACTGATCTCACTATTGGGAAGTTATTCCTGGTGCTCAACACCTGGCAACGCAGGGAAAATaaatcccttcctttccctggcaTCATTTTGTGTCTGGAACAATCCCAACCCTCCTCAATCCTCTCCTTTCCAGCCCCCGGTGCTCCTAAAATCCAGGGATCCCATGGAACAGTCACCCTTGTCAGGTTCCTGCTCATTTCCTCGTGCTCCTCACGTGACTACGGAAATGCCCACACGGAGAACAATCCAGGGAGGTGTAAAATTGGGAAGCAAACACACCACACCATAAACAAACACCTACTTGAGGCACGTTGCTGTTGACCCACTTGGAATTGGGCAGGATGTCATCCCACAAAATCAGGCATCGAGCCAAGGTCTGAAACAAGGGAGAAAACCGAACCGTGAGGAAGAAAATTTATCTATGGAATtgggaaaagctgtaaaaatGCACATAAATGTGTCTTCCAACTATTTCTCCATAAATTCTATCTCTGTGACAGGAAGGTGACATACCACAAGGAGAAACTGTTGGAAGGGGTGAGTTTGGCTGGGAAGCAAAGGATTCTGGATGATGGGCATGTTGGGCTGGAATTCCAAAACATCATGTAAATAGACTGAGGAATGAACCCAAGGAAAATCTTACCCTCAGCAACAGGAATTCTGGCTTGACAAAGTCCAGCAAATACATAGTATCTGGTGCTTTGAGCCAGTCAGCAATGGATCTGCagggaaaggcaaaggaaaagggtTTTCCAGGTCACATTCCAGCAATTCCAAACCTCAGCAGAGCCAACACCAGGGCAGTTGAAccctgcaggaattcccaggCCAATCAATACCTGTTGTTGGTCTTCAGGTAGATCATGGCAAGTGCAAGGGTGGCACCTGGACATGTCACATCCACGTTGATGGTGTCTCCTTCCTGGGAAAACACAGGGAACACCTCCTACAGGTTCACTCGGAAGGGAACCCGTCTCCAAAGTCATGGAGACACCTCCCAGGCTTCCAACTTAAATGAGCCAGAGCTGGCACCACGCACGCACCTTGATTTGGTAACTGGGAGATTTGTGCTTCTCCCTGTGCATTCCTGCCTGGAATCTCCTGTGTCCCCCCACCATGTACTGGTAGAGCTGCTCGGGAACGTTGAGGTCCGACATCCCAATCAGGTTACTGCCATGCTAAggaacagaaggaaggaaaagcatggAAGCGCCTTCCTCTAGGAGAAAAACCCACAGGCAGCTGGGAGCCAAGGATGGACCAGCTCTTGGAATGCCATCCCAATGGATAATGAGCCTCCTAATTGCGGCTGACTTACCCCAAGGCACACCATTCCCAAGGCCAGTCCTGATGCCAGGGAATAGGACTCTCTGTCCGTGCAGTATTCCATTTCTGGGCCGGGGGGACGCCCTGGAGAAACCAAAGCAGCAAAATTCACCTTTGGAAATTCCAGCTTATTGATTAGTTCctaatgaaaggagaaaaaaatatccctcCCTCCTTAGGGAAGTCCTCAGTGGAACTGGCAGTTCATCCATCCACTCCCAAATGGCAACTCCCTCCTGAATGTTATGGGTGGAATTCAGAGCCAGGGTGAAAATGCCAGGTTTAACTGAGGATACTTTAAGATCCTGAACCAACCCAAATGCTGTTGCTAAAAAAGGATTGCACATATCCAATTTCCAGAAACACAACAATTCCAAGCCTTAAAATTTATCCCATTCCCCGTTTAACAGACCACACAGTCTCCAAGTAAAATTCCATACAAACAGGAATAAAAGCTGTtataaattaattcagaatGAGAGCACAAGTGAGATCATAAATCTGCTGTTCACAATCAGCTCTTAAGGCCTAGTGGTTAAAAACCCTCAGAATTCCAAACAGGGGAATTCAGGACACCAAAGTTCCAGGTGGAAGAAGTGGGGACAGCAATGATGCTGCTACGTTTCTTCTCCTAAATCCAGGGATTTTCCTTTTTAGGCTGCACAAGCTCCCAGGAGGGACCACGAGGTTTGGAAAATGAGAGGACAACGTTGTGCTGGGAGGCGCCAGTGTTATGACTCCCAAATCGCTGGAGCACACGGCGACCATCCCAGCCCTCACCCCGTTCTTCCAGCGTCGGCACCCACCTatctcagccagcagcacctcgGCAGTGTGCCTGTGGGCAGTGCCCTGGTAGACCAGGCCTATCCCGACCACGGCAGCCACCTGGACATTGTGGGGGACATCCAGCTCGGTGGAGGTGGgcggcagcagggcagggatgtggaTGCTCAGCAGGCGGGTGATGGCCATGTCCATGGTGCCCAGCTTGGCGGCGGAGACGCCGAGCAGGAGCCCGATACTCGTCATCTCGTGGCCCTGGGCAAGGGGACGAGGAGCAGTGAGGCACATCCAGGAATGGGAAAAAGCCCTGTCCCAGTGATCCAGTCACCTATGCCAACGAGCCGTGCGCAGGGTGGAAGGATCTGGTGGTAAAACTGCTGGAATCTTTGAGCGGAAATGAAGTCTCCTCATTTGGCGGAATTCCAGAATatttagggttggaagggacctctggagaccaTCCAGTCCATCCCCACTGCTCActcagagcaggtgacacaggaatgtgtccaTGTGGGTTTGGAATTTCTCCAGAGACTCCatgccctccctgggcagctgttccaatGCTCCACCACTTCCATGGAAAGAAGTCCTTCCTCACATTGAGGAAGgatccttccaacccaaaccatgcaCCACCCAAACCACAACAAAGCAACTCAGGCATTCTCCCACACCACGAAACTTCCATTGCAATGGTTCAAAGAaaccttttggttttttattccttgttttgcttaaAGAATCCAATCCCACCGGGATCTGGCTCTTGGATGTGCCAGAAGGCCTCACCTTTGTTAGGTAGTCGTGGATGTTGAGGGTGGCCAGCTTGGTGAGGTGCCCGTTGAGGCCCAGCGCCATGAGGAACCCCGCGTATTCATTGGCCAGCTCGGCGATTTTTGGCTTGTTGTAGACGATCCAGGCGGAGTCGATCTGGGAAGCAGGAGCGATCTTCAGGCCGGCGGCCACCCCGTTGTGGAAGCTGGCCCAGCAGGCCATGTTGGGGGGGACGTCGATGTTCCCGCTGTTCAGATCCACGGTGGTGTTCCTGGGAGGAGCACGGCCTGCCATGGGAGAGGGGATAACAGCAGTCGGGAAAAGCCAAGCTCTTCACCCAGTGCCAAGTGAGGGAACAGCCCCAACCCAAGAGTCTTCAGGAATGGCAGGACAGCCTTTTGCGGGATCTCCATCCTGTATGGCCCCAGCACTGGCCAGTTTAGGCCATTTTTCCACTTGTCTCTCCTTCTGCACCTGATAAAAGGTCTCGGTGTTTGATAACACCAGCCCTGACCATTCCAGAAGGATCTCCCACCATTTCAGGTGGCACGTTCAAAACCCAAAGGAGCTGCTTCCTCACAAAACCCACACTTGAGCCGTGAAATTCTTGGTGGAGAAGATGCTACAAAAATTACAgcaagttcaggaaaaaatgggatAACAACTGGAAGAAAGCCCATCCTGCTATGGGATGGACTGGGGAGGAACCCCTGACCAACGTACCAGTGAGGTTCAGCTTAGGGATGGGCAGCTGCTCCGTTGGCACCGGATGGTAGGAGAACAGGGTGAACATCCCTCGTCCAACTGGGAGAGCCATGGTTcgctggcacagctgcagcaacCTGGTGGGGAGGTGAATCCAAAACCACACGGAAAGTTTTCCCAAATATAAACAATCTACAGATAAACAGGCACTGGACGGAACAATTTTTCCCTGATTGTgactcttcccttctccttttgaACCAAATCTTTGGTCCTTACAAGGTTCACCTCCAAGATACCTTTCAGCTGTCGGAACCTGGCACTATTTTCCCCTTAAAGCTGGGTCAATAAATCCATTCCACGGACGCTTCCCGGCCGTGTCGGAAGCGAGGTGAGAGGAGAAAGCCAAGCAAAGGTGGTTGCCCTGTGGGATCCTGCTATGAGTGGTGATAACACCGAGTACAGAGTTGATAAGGTGCTTCCAAGAATGCCGATCACAGTTCTCTACGATTTAGTCTGGAAACACTTTCTAGACTCGTTAGATTACTCAGCTCCCTAGGTCGGACTCAGAGCATTTCGCATGCTAATGGTGTTCtcaattctttttgttttcatctggcTTTTAAAGAGGAGATTTTTAACTCCCCAAAAAGTGAATAAAGAATGAGGATGGAGACAATCAAGGCCACTGGGCACAGGAGGTTTGAAaggagacagggatgggacagtaAATGCGCTTTCTGTGCAATTCCAAGGTCCCCTGACTGAAGACCAGCCTATCACAAAGGGTTCTCCAGCTTTAGCCAGGGGATGGATGATTTAGTCTCTACAGAGTAGGTCCTGCttataatttacattttttggGCAGAAAAAAGAGTTACAAAGTCCCTTCAATCCCAACGGACCTCAGTGTGCTCTTTGGGGTTCACACTAAGTGTCCTTCCCAAGAGCGACCaactccagcacagcagagcttcGATATCCACAGAGCTCCAAAGACTTggattatgatttttttaaaaattagattctGAGCGACCAAAACTATTCCCATGACCTTTCAGCTGAATGCAGTACTGGGAAAtaaacagagctggaaatggaCAGAGTTCCAAGGCCACACtgaatggggcttggagcaccttGGGCTAGCGGAAGGTGTCCATGGCCATGGCagaggttggaatgagatgggctttaaggtccttccaacccaactcAACTcaacccaacccatcccatcccatcccaactcaACCGAACTCATCACAACCCATCCCAACTCAACCCATTCCATGCTTCCATGATTCCTTAcctattttccttctcctcgATGTACTCGTGGTCACTGGCTTCTGGCATCTGCACCACGTTGACCCGGACGGGCCGGGCGCTCTGGAGGAGCCTCCGCACCTCCTGCACCCTCAGGTCCTCGCTCCAGATCAGGGACATCACCTCCTCGTTCATGTCGTTCATGCCATCCTCGTCCTCCTCCGACTCAGCTGCCGACGGAATATCTGAGGACAGCACCGTGCCCACGGACTGcatgggaaagggagaaggcaATTCCAGGGGGGAAAACTGTCAGGAAGTAGCAGCATCACATCCTGAACTCACCCAGCACAATGACGGGTCTGTACACAGAAGGGATGGACACACCGATGGGAGTGTCACAACATTCCCATGCTCCTTACAGGAATTTACAGGCCTGGAGGATTTCCAGGCATGGAAATCAAGTACTTTTGCACATCCAAATAGGATAAATAACCAAAGACAAGAGGAGATGACACCTCAGATACAGTGAGGAGGTGATGTGTGATGTAGCGCTTGTCTTTTCAAAACCCTCCCTTGTTTCAGAGCAGTCATAGGAAAgggctttcctttccctgcctaCTCCATCAGCCCAGTTTGTGATTATTCCAGTTTGTGATTAGCCCAGTTTGTGACCAGcccacccagagctgctgttctgcagatTCTGCTCCAAACCCTGCGTTATTTTTCAAAGCGTCCATATTTTCACACATCAGTTTGGATTCCCTCCACAACCACCTCGGAAAAGCAAGTTACTCATTAAAACAGCCTGCACAGCAGAAAATCCCAAAATTCCTCACTATCAGACAACTTGGGGTTCACCACAGCACCAGAGTGGTTTTGGAACTTCCACACATGACCAGAAAAGCACCAAACCTTAAGAGCGCTCTTGGAAAACCCTTTTTCCATGCAAGATTTATGAAAGGCCCTCCTAaaactctgctctcctgtttATCCACAACACACCAGTGATCAGAGGACCCAAAGGGAACAGATCTTCTTGTGGTTCTCTGGGAACACGTGGCCCCAGGAAGGCAAGTAAATGAAGAGCTGATGAATGAAACCAAATTTCTTCTGGTAAATCCACGCTCAATCTCAACATGCAACTGCACCACCCAGAGCAGCAGCGTCCGTTCTGAAACAGGAAACTCCACCCTGCCCTCCTGAGAAATGACAAACAATTTGGGGTTTGAAGCTCACTTTGGCCTTTTAAGGTCACATTGATTCGAGGCATTGTTATAAAGTCAGTGATAAAATCAATTTTATCATCATTTTTGACGATTCGTGAGGGTTTCGGTTGGGCACAGCTTTCACCAGCAGCaaacaaaaaggatttttcatGTGGTGGCACGTGGGGTTTGACCTGGAGTTAATTAACCTTTCTGCTAAATTAATTACAGTTTTGGTATGCAGTTAGTCATAAAGCCTTTGTTATAGAAAAGTGGAATAATTTTAATATCCCTCCAAAGttgagacaggaaaaaaaccaagatgtACTTGAGACTCCAAATCCCAATTCCTGACTTTGGAAAAGGCTCCAGTCTTCTGCCATGAAGGGGTTTTATGGCAGCCTTAAGAAGATTTTTGGCTTCCAACAAAGGACACTTCAGTGAGACGCAATTCCTTGAGATGCTGGTGATTGCCACCATCAGAAGGAAATgttggaagaggaaaaacaccacacttgtttttaaatcattttacCCCAggatataaataattaaaactcttttttggaaaaaaaaaaatatggcaaGTATGGCAAGTGTATTTCCAAATCCAGCTCTTCCAGAGGAAAGGGAGATGCCAGCCATTCCAACACAAGGAGCCACTGGCAAATAtccacttccttttctttctgctatgGTTTGCTGGCAGAGCCTCTGGAGAAAGTACCAatggaagggaggaggaggaatccAACAGCTCTGGAGGCAAAACTTCTgcctaaatttaaaaatttgatttcTCTTGAGTTTTCCCACCTATCCATGAtcatccatccctgctgcatGTTGGTTTTCACACCCAAACCCTCGTGCATGTAAACTCTCCGTTTTGTCGCCCTCAATTTGGGAATTAAGCCGGAAATTCCCGAGCCGGGCGCTCTGCCTAAACTCTGGGATTGGGAAATCCCTTTGTGGCCATACTCACGGATTTCCCCTTCTGCAGGCTCCCTTCCCAGGCCTGTTTGGACAAATCCTGGCGGCCGATGAGGAGGCAAACGGCTTCCGGCCAGTCCGAGGCTGGCTGCTCCCGGCACTGGTAGATGGCGTCTCGGATGGGAAGGGCCACGCCGAAGGGAAGAGATTCCAGATCCCTCAAGGTGAAACCTTAAAAttaaggagggaaaaaaacccccaaaaagtGTTAACAGTGCCAGACGAAGAGTGTTTCCTGTTATCCAAGCACAAGGTTATTTGGGAACGTTGTTGTTCCGCTCTTACCAACACTGGTCATCCAAAGGACCAGTTTTTCAGCCAGGCTGGAAACAGAAGTGCTGGATTTGAAACTGCACCTGGAAAATTAAGGAGAAGCCAATAAAAGCTCATCCAGAAGTCAGCAGAAAGTCACCAATTCAATAAAGCAACACCAAAAGCCTCCATACCGATTGTCATCCTGGTCCATCTGCTGCTTCCGTTGGCCTAGGAAAGACAAGGCTGTGttaattccatgttttccaaGCTCGAGGCACTCCCAGGATGGAGTCAAAACATCCTTACCTGATGTGATCTTGTACAAATAATGGGAGGCTTCGTTCAGCACGGTGCTCTCGTCCCCAAGGATATAGAGAGCCACGCTCTGGGGAGGAGAGACACCAAAAAAAGTCATTTCGGGCCTGatattcctttccttcccagaaaaGCAGGCAGGAAATAACTGGAATACAAGCTCAGCAACGGAAGCGGGGGGGTGGGTTTATTGTGAATGACACTGAAACAACTGACCAACAACAAACTTGTAGGCTTTACATCTTGGGGGGAAAAATTCCACCCTGCAACAACGAACTGAATTTTCACTAATTTCTCCAGAGGTAAAAAGGTAAGTCTCTTCCCAATGGAAAAACATGTTCCCAGTTATCCTTCCTGTGCTCCTCACATTCCATTTCCCCTGCAGGGCACACACATTGTTTATAGACACCCTTCTCCACTCGGTTTCCTCCACATCTTGGATGTTTTGTGAAGGTTccaaaagaaaagctatttgGTCCAGCCAGAAAAATCCAAGGAATGAGTCACCCTATTTTGATAATTCTGGGAAAAATCCCATCCAAGTAAAAcgattttgtgggttttatgAAGATCTttcagctctgagctctgcaggcagagggaggaggaaaatagagcctcttctcccagtttTTCTCCTCAGACACCACAGGCTCAacacctctgctcccagctggaaggGGTTTTCCATCAATGAGTGAGGAAGTGATGCTGTCCAGGGAATACCATCAGTGCTTCCAGCCACTCACAGGACTCAATATTGATGGTGGTGGGGTATGCTCAAGGAGAAACTGGGGAATTCTCACTCCCAAAATACAGATATCTCCAGGTTCCGTTCTTATTTTGCACAAACCACAGACAAACACAGAAGCAGTGAAGCTGCTCAGCTCCAATACCTCCTTCCCACCTGGGAAATGCACCCAGTAGATTCCACCCTCTGTTATTTCACCTTCCTTTAGGGATGTTTCGCTTCCAGGACAttcagcagctggagcaaaCCCTGCCCACAGGGCAGCGCTGACAGAACAAGGCATGGCCCCTGTATTCCCCGTCCCCCAGTACTCACCAGTACCACCAGCTTGCTCCTTTCACAGATCCCTGGTAAGTAGGGATAAGGCTGCACTCCCTCTCCCTTCAGGCAGGAACTCAGCCACTGGAAGATACTTGGAggctcagcagaaaaaaaggtggGACGGAGCATGAAACCTGTTTGGACTTAACATGAACAGCAAAGACCATGAGTTCAGGGAAAAGGCACAAGAATTCCTCACCATTCCCAAAGAAAACCCTCCAGTACTTCCTTTGACAACAAAAATTCCAGcatttccccccaaaatgtTCCAGGTCCCTCCTGTCAGATGGGATTTTGTGACAGGAATGAAAACTCGAGGCATCTatttaaggaaggaaaactATCTCAAAAGGAATAAGCAGGGATTAATCCTCCAGAAGGAGGGGAATGTTAAAAACAAAGGGAATATccacaaatcacagaatatccaaAGATTTAAACTCACCCTGGTCGATTATGCAGGTCTGCCTGGAGGTTTTGACAAGAGCTGGGTAGTCCCTGTAGTAATAATCTATGTAAGCTTCCAGTTTTAAATCCCTGGAATGACAGAGAGGGGAGTCACAGACTGGGAAAAAACCATTCCAACTTCCTGGATGCCACCTCCGGGCAGTGGGTGCTACTGGGGAAGAATTTGGAACCATAGAAAAAAATAGGGAAGGTTTTAAACATTCCTTTTCTTCAAATACAGGGCAAGCTGTCTCCAATTTGGGCAATCCCATCCAAAGGAATGATTTTCCAGTGGGAATACCTGGCCAGCTGAACCAGGAGAACCACGAGGGAGCGGAGCCCTTCTCCCATCAGACTGTTCAGTTTGAGCTCCTCGTAGATGAGGTggagaacaaagaaaatggCAGGAATGTGGGCGAAAAGGAGCATGGAGGAATCCAAGCTGAGGCTCTGGGGAAAGTCATCCTTGGAAGCTGCAACTTCCAGAGGGTCCAGGCGCAGAGCTTTGGCAACGGGATGAGACTCGAAATTCCTGTGGTAGTCAGAGCTCAGGAGATATTCCCAGTCCTAGAGCAAAGAAACAgggaagagaggcagaggaTCCATGGGGAATGTAACTTCCAGAGAAGTAATTCCAAAGCACTGTTACAGAGGAATCTTTTCCCTAAAAACCAATCCAAATGTAACTGTTGGATGGAAAATGTGCTGCACAAACCCTGCAAACCACAGGGATTCAATGATTAAGGTGCATCCTCCCCGTAAAGGAATCAAAGCCTTCATTCCTTAATCCATCCTAATTCTCTCTGGAAGTGGGAATCCTGACAAACGTCACACGGTgcagctttggaaaagaaaacttttctaTCCCAAAGGTTTGTCAGGTGAAATTCCACACTCATGAGGGTGTTTCCTCTGGTTTGCCTTAAAAAACCAATCCCAaacagctcctcctgcctgttattttttaggaaaaagcCCATTTTTTTACCTCGTCTGACCCTGTTTCTGACGGCCTTGCCTTCTTTGGAGCAATGACTGGGGAGAGTGACCCTTCAAAATCGAGctgcaagaaataaaagaaaaagaaataaaaacaaaagaaataaatagaaaaaggaaatcaaataaAAGCAGCTCAGGAGTGAAATTCCCCAGGTTTCCTGAGTGAATCACAACATCTAAATTCAAACCAAGTAGGACATGATGTGGCTTGAGGTGCTTTTAGATttgctgaaaaaaccccagaaatccAAAATCCTCTTTAAGGAACAACAGTCTGGGTTGTGAGCTGTGTTTAAACTCAGAATCAATTTAATATGGATGAGATGAACCAAATTCAATGCATTGGTGTCAGGTGTGAGCTGCAGCCAAACCTTCATCATTTATTCTTATAATAAATGACTCTCATGACAAACACAGAGCGAAACAGGCCTGAAAACTGGAAGTGAAGAATGAATTTGCTCACATTCCGTGTCCAGCAGAGCCTCTCGGTGTTGTAACCCATCATGTTCATGAGACAGGTGACAAATAAATTCCACTCTGAGTGGTAGCTGGGCCCTCCCGGGGCGTTGTAGGCA
The window above is part of the Corvus moneduloides isolate bCorMon1 chromosome 3, bCorMon1.pri, whole genome shotgun sequence genome. Proteins encoded here:
- the ANAPC1 gene encoding anaphase-promoting complex subunit 1, yielding MSDHCDERATMIAAGDLQEFAPRGREQSRRHPSALSLQLRRLQPAPELCSSDGAAGLVGSLQEVTIHDRHRESWQLRKGISDVGEEVDYDEELYVASNVVIWSKGSRSQASSVYKAFTVDSPVLQALWCDFTIPQEKSEKADVSGSEEIVEKCICILQNSCINVHSMEGKDYIAALPFQVANVWPTKYGLLFERSSSSHEVPPSPPREPLPTMFSMLHPLDEITPLVWKSGGVFGSSRVQYVADHTLRIVFLSADPSIVMTYDTVQSLHTVWALRRVKPEEQSLVLKFPEQGGTPQHVATSSSLTAHLRSLSKGDSPGGSPFQNYSSIHSQSRSGSSPNLQSRSPTISNMAALSRSHSPALGVHSFSGVQRFSFSSSAQSPRRPSVTHSPSSASNDSFLVPETEPIVPELCIDHLWTETVPNMREKNSQASKVFISTDLCGQKFLCFLVESQLQLRCVKFQESNDKSQLIFGSVTSIPAKDAAPVEGIDTLLVLEGSGNLVLYSGVVRVGKVFIPGLPAPSLTMSNQMPRPSTPLDSVSTPSKPLNKHLGPLEESVILSPVPELRDSSKLHDSPYVEDCTFQQLGTFIQALRDPVHNRVTLELSNNTMVRISIPEIATSELVKRCLQGVKAILPKETAVQMLVKWYNAYNAPGGPSYHSEWNLFVTCLMNMMGYNTERLCWTRNLDFEGSLSPVIAPKKARPSETGSDEDWEYLLSSDYHRNFESHPVAKALRLDPLEVAASKDDFPQSLSLDSSMLLFAHIPAIFFVLHLIYEELKLNSLMGEGLRSLVVLLVQLARDLKLEAYIDYYYRDYPALVKTSRQTCIIDQVQTGFMLRPTFFSAEPPSIFQWLSSCLKGEGVQPYPYLPGICERSKLVVLSVALYILGDESTVLNEASHYLYKITSGQRKQQMDQDDNRCSFKSSTSVSSLAEKLVLWMTSVGFTLRDLESLPFGVALPIRDAIYQCREQPASDWPEAVCLLIGRQDLSKQAWEGSLQKGKSSVGTVLSSDIPSAAESEEDEDGMNDMNEEVMSLIWSEDLRVQEVRRLLQSARPVRVNVVQMPEASDHEYIEEKENRLLQLCQRTMALPVGRGMFTLFSYHPVPTEQLPIPKLNLTGRAPPRNTTVDLNSGNIDVPPNMACWASFHNGVAAGLKIAPASQIDSAWIVYNKPKIAELANEYAGFLMALGLNGHLTKLATLNIHDYLTKGHEMTSIGLLLGVSAAKLGTMDMAITRLLSIHIPALLPPTSTELDVPHNVQVAAVVGIGLVYQGTAHRHTAEVLLAEIGRPPGPEMEYCTDRESYSLASGLALGMVCLGHGSNLIGMSDLNVPEQLYQYMVGGHRRFQAGMHREKHKSPSYQIKEGDTINVDVTCPGATLALAMIYLKTNNRSIADWLKAPDTMYLLDFVKPEFLLLRTLARCLILWDDILPNSKWVNSNVPQIIRENIISLHATELPSSEDLSLETLAQAHVYIIAGACLSLGFRFAGSENLAAFQCLYKYATDFLKCLSAPTASITGHYNLETCLSVLLLALAMVMAGSGNLKVLQLCRFMHKKTGGEMNYGFHLAHHMALGLLFLGGGRYSLSTSNSSIAALLCALYPHFPVHSTDNRYHLQALRHLYVLAAEPRLLTPVDVDSNTPCYALIEVTYKGTQWYGEATEELMAPTLLPELHLLKQIRVKGPRYWELLIDLSKGTTHLQSILSKGGILYVKLRAGQLSYKEDPMGWRSLLAQTVTHRNSEARAFKPEAISAFTSDPALFSFADYFCKPTVNMGQKQEILDLFSSILYECVTQENPEMLPTYIAIDQAVRRLERREMSETFELWQIKLVLEFFSSRSHQERMSRNPTRGLFMNSEFLPVMKCTIDNTLDQWLQAGGDVSLHSYLSGQAPEESQLSMLACFLIYHSVPTPGQLAAGGLEGSRNFSELLLKLRRLHVPVRALLRLAPLLLGNPQAMVL